One Rubripirellula amarantea DNA segment encodes these proteins:
- a CDS encoding SMP-30/gluconolactonase/LRE family protein, with product MNRLNRLKPVLCGLFLLAVSNVALAQATAAKVTADGATLKKVASGLMFTEGPAADDQGNVYFTDQPNDQILFYDFAADKVQTWLQPCGRSNGLYFGSQPRARLIACADEKNELWSIDLDTKEHEVLAKGFEGRDMSGPNDCWVDRDGSIYFTDPLYQRPYWTKKFPDNHPRSVFRVTSDGNVTRVASDLTQPNGIIGDAKRRQLYVADIDAKTVYRYSIAEDGSLNDKKVFCKMGSDGLTIDEQRNVYLTNNEGVTVFNSEGEKVQTIDVPEGWTANVTFAGSQKKHLFITASKSAYVIEMNVAGL from the coding sequence ATGAATCGACTCAATCGCTTGAAGCCCGTCTTGTGCGGGCTTTTTTTATTGGCTGTTAGCAACGTCGCCTTGGCTCAAGCCACTGCTGCGAAAGTAACCGCGGATGGAGCCACGCTGAAGAAAGTCGCGTCGGGCCTTATGTTTACCGAAGGACCAGCGGCCGATGATCAGGGCAATGTGTACTTCACTGACCAACCCAATGATCAGATTCTGTTTTATGACTTTGCCGCCGACAAAGTTCAAACTTGGTTGCAACCCTGCGGTCGCAGCAACGGCCTTTACTTTGGATCGCAACCCCGGGCTCGATTGATCGCGTGTGCTGATGAAAAGAATGAGTTATGGTCGATCGACCTCGACACAAAAGAACATGAGGTTCTGGCGAAAGGCTTTGAAGGACGTGACATGAGCGGTCCCAATGATTGTTGGGTAGACCGGGACGGTTCGATCTATTTCACAGATCCGCTTTACCAACGACCTTATTGGACAAAGAAGTTTCCTGATAACCACCCTCGCAGCGTTTTTCGTGTTACCAGCGATGGCAATGTTACTCGCGTGGCATCCGACCTAACTCAGCCCAACGGAATTATCGGTGATGCCAAGCGTCGTCAGTTGTACGTTGCTGACATCGATGCCAAAACGGTCTACCGCTACTCGATTGCCGAAGACGGTTCTCTGAATGACAAAAAAGTGTTTTGCAAAATGGGAAGTGATGGGTTGACGATCGACGAACAACGGAATGTTTACTTGACCAACAACGAGGGCGTGACGGTGTTCAATTCCGAAGGCGAGAAAGTTCAAACGATTGATGTGCCTGAGGGTTGGACTGCTAACGTCACATTCGCGGGGTCTCAGAAGAAACATCTATTCATCACGGCATCGAAATCGGCGTACGTGATCGAGATGAACGTCGCTGGTTTATGA